The sequence below is a genomic window from Leptospira dzoumogneensis.
TTTTCTTATGATCTTCCCTTCCGTACAAGACTTGCAGTTTTCTTATTACACCCTTCTATCTTTCTTCCTAGTTTTACTTTCTTATTAATTCTTACTTTGGTGGCTCTAATTGTAGTTCTGAAAAAAGGAAAAAAGTATCCTCCTGAAGGAACTGTAAGTCCGGAAGAGAGACTTCATACGATTGAGTTCGAACAAGACGCTTACCGCAAAATGTACGGTAACCAGTACCAGCTTGTGTATTCGGAAGAAGACAGGATCGAAACGGAAAGGGCAGCTCCTGTTGCTCTCAAAGAATTCGAACAAGGGGAATCGTATGAAAAGGCCACTCTTGTTTTTAAAGAAGGAAGAAATCCAGGGAAACAATACTCACTTGCAAGAGCGGAAACCAATATAGGGAATTCCGACCTTTGTGATTTGGTCTTATACGAACAATCTGTCAGTAAAAATCATGCAAGGATCAGAAAGGTCCGTAATCGTTATATTTTATACGATCTGGTTTCCGAATCCGGAACATTCTTGAACGGCAAAAAAATTCTGAGACCAAGGATCTTGTACGATTTTGACGAGATTGGAATCGGCAAGGCTCTACTCGTTTTCCGAGGCAAATGATAGATTCGCGGCCTTCTTCCCGGAACCTTCTTTACGAAAAACCCCTGATTTTTAGCATGGAAGAGAGCTTCCGTAAGGAAGTCTAATCTTTACTCTTGAATTACCCCCTGGGGGATCTGCGCACCATGAAAACGATGTTCGAAAAAATCTGGGAAGACCATTTGGTCGGTGAATTGGACGGAGGGTCTTATCTTCTTTATATAGATAGACATCTCATCCATGAGGTAACGAGTCCCCAGGCTTTCGATGGTATTCGTATGGCAGCCAGAAAGGTCCGCCGTCCGGAAGCTACTTTTGCTACCATGGACCATAACGTATCCACTCGGATCCGTGACCTGGAATTGGCTGATCCAATCTCTGCCAATCAGATGAAAACTCTTATCAAGAATTGTAATGAGAACGGTATTACTCTTTATGATCTAAATCACCCTGACCAAGGGATCATACATGTGATCGCTCCTGAGATGGGACTCACTCATCCGGGTATGACTATTGTTTGTGGGGACTCTCACACTTCTACTCATGGTGCGTTCGGAGCACTTGCTTTCGGGATCGGAACTTCCGAAGTGGAACATGTGCTTGCCACCCAGACTCTTTTACAAAGAAGAGCAAAGACAATGGAGATCAGAGTAGATGGTCAACTTTCTCCTCATGTAACCGCTAAGGACATCGTTCTTGCGATCATCGGAAAGATCGGTACTGGCGGAGCAACAGGATACGTAATCGAATATAGAGGATCTGCAATTTCTTCCCTCAGCATGGAAGCTCGTATGACAGTTTGTAATATGTCTATCGAGGCGGGTGCAAGAGCGGGACTGATCGCTCCTGACCAAACCACTTTTGATTATCTAAAAGAAAAAGATTTCGCACCTAAAGGTGCTGAATGGGATCTGGCTGTCCAAAGATGGAAACGTTATGTGACAGATGATGGAGCAAAATTTGATACTAGCATAGTATTAAAAGCGGAAGAGATAGCTCCTCAAGTGACTTGGGGAACTTCTCCAGGCCAAGTAGTTCCTGTAACCGGTATTGTTCCTGATCCAAAAGATGCACCTGACGCTGTAGAAAAGATCAGTATCGAAAACGCACTCAAATATATGGACCTGAAACCTGGACAAAAGATGCAAGATGTCTTTGTGAATAAGGTATTCATCGGTTCCTGCACAAACTCTAGGATCGAAGATCTAAGAGTGGCTGCGACTACCGTAAAAGGTAAGAAGGTTTCCAACAAGGTTCAGGCGATCGTAGTTCCCGGTTCCGGAAGAGTGAAACGCCAAGCAGAAGCGGAAGGACTGGATAAAATTTTTATAGAAGCGGGCTTCGAATGGAGACAACCGGGTTGTTCCATGTGCCTCGCTATGAATGACGACGTTTTACAACCGGGAGACAGGTGTGCTTCTACTTCCAATCGTAACTTCGAAGGAAGACAGGGAAAAGGCGGAAGAACTCACCTAGTCGGTCCTGCAATGGCTGCCGCTGCCGCAGTCGAAGGACATTTTGTAGATATTCGGAACTGGAAATAAGGATACTGACTCATGAAACCCTTTACTCAACACGAAGGTTTAGCGGTCCTAATTGATCGCCCAAATATAGATACGGATGCAATCATCCCTAAACAATTTTTAAAGAAGATAGAACGTACCGGTTTCGGAGTTCATCTATTCCATGACTGGAGATATCTGGACGACGAGGGAACCAAACCGAATCCTGAATTCAGTCTGAACCAAGACAGATATAAAGGCGCTTCCGTCCTTGTAACCAGAGACAATTTCGGATGCGGTTCTTCCAGAGAGCATGCTCCTTGGGCATTGGAAGATTTCGGATTTAGAGCGATTATTGCTCCTTCTTACGCTGATATTTTTTACAATAATTGTTTCAAAAACGGTATGCTTCCGGTTGTTTTAAAGCCGGAAGAAGTGGACGAAATTTTCAAGATCGTGGATAAGACTCCGGGGGCCAAAATTAAGATCGATCTGGACAAACAGAATGTGATCAGTCCTTCCGGAAACGTTTATAATTTTGAAGTGGACTCTTTCCGTAAGTATTGTTTATTCAATGGTTTGGACGATATCGGTTTAACTCTACAGCATGCTGCGGAGATCTCTACTTATGAAGAGAAAAACCGAAAAGATGTTCCTTGGTTGTACGCTTCTCATAAGTAATTTTCTAAATCACACAGGACTCTAGAAGACTATGTTCGACGAAATTTCTCGCTCTATAGATGAATTCGGCAATAGCCTTCTGGGGGCTTTGAATAATGTTCAAAATGCTTTCGGAAGAGAGCTAAGTGTAGCTAAACCGATCAAGGAGAATGTTCTCCAAATGATCGGAAATACTCCTCTGATCCGATTGAATCAGATCGGTTCTCATATTCCGAATGTGGAAATTTATCTAAAAGCAGAGTTCTGTAATCCTACAGGAAGTGTAAAAGATAGGACTGCACTTTCTATGGTTCTTGCTGCAGAAAGAAGAGGGGAACTGAAACCTGGCGGTTCTATTTTCCAAGCCGGTTATAATACTACCGCAATCTCTCTTGCTTGGATCTCTACTCTTCGTCAATACAAGTTCAAAGTATTTTTAGCTCCTGATACGGATCAGGAGAAGATCAAAGAATTAAAATCTTACGGTGCTAGTGTCGAAGTTGTACAACTTGCAAAAGGTAACTGGGACGATTCTCTTTTGGAAACTGCAAAGGCAGCTAAAGACAGAGAGAAAAACAGCGTGATCCTGAACGAGTTCAAAGACATGGCAAACACAAATGCACATTTCTTATTTACTGGGCCTGAGATTTGGAGAGATCTTGCCGGGAATGTGGATGCGTTTGTTGCGGGAGGTGGTTCCGGTGGAACTCTTTCCGGTGTAGGAAGATATTTAAAGAGTAAAAAACCTTCTTTGAGAGTGATTATGGGAGTGAGTAAAAATTCCCGCTTCATCCGCAAAATGATCCAAGGTGATTCCAGCATCCGACTTCCAGAATCTTTCGATCCAAAGGTAACCGACCAGTACATTGGAGTGGATAGGGATGAGGCTCTTCGTTATCAATCGGAACTTTATCAGAAAGAAGGTATTTTTGCGGGACTGACTACCGGTACCACACTTGCTTCTGCTATCCATTATGCGGAAAGTCTTCCTACTCGTGAGGACCAAAAAACTCCAAGCTATAAGATCGTAGTACTTTCTCCTGACCGACTCTAATTGGAATGGAAGGATCTTATTATTCCGCCTTACGTGAATCTTTAAAAAAAGAAAGAAAGGCGGAGCTGGATAAGTATAAGGAAGAAATTTCCTCCTCCGATCTAAACAAAAGAGTCCAAGACGGATTCACAGTATTTCCATTGGTATTCGAAGACGCAGAATTAAGCGCTGACGGAAACTGGAAAGTTTTACTCAAACCCACTAAATCCAAAAATATTCCTGAACTATTCAGACCTGGAACACCGGTCCGGATCGTAAAAGAATCGGAAGAATATATCTCCGTTTTACTCAAAGCAAACGAAGATTCGTATTTAGTTTATATGGAAGAAGTTCCAGACTGGGTAGAAGAGGGTAAACTTGCTCTGGAAATTCTTCCTGACGAAACAAGTTTTAAGGAATGGGATCGCGCCTTGGAAAAAGTGATCTCCGCTAAAAAAGGTTCCAGAGAAAAATATTTTGCGGATCTATTCTCCAATCAATTAGAAGTTACTAAACCGAATTTTAAACCTCTTTCTAATCTTCCTGAGTCACTCAACGATTCCCAAAAGAGAGCAGTATCTGCAATCTTACAGACGGAAGATTTTATTTTAGTCCATGGTCCGCCTGGGACGGGTAAAACTAAAACGATAGTAGAAGCGATCAGACTACTGGCCTCCGACGGTAAAAGGATACTTGCATCCGCTCCTACGAATTCAGCCTCAGATCTACTTGTAGAATCATTGGAAAAACTGAAAGTTCCAGTTCTAAGGATCGGTCATCCTGCCAGGATACATCCTGATATTATCCAAAATTCTTTGGAGATGAAATTGAATCATTCTCCGGAAGCAAAACTGATAGAAAGAGATAGAAAAGAAATCCAGGAATTACTGAAAAAGGCACGCAAATACAAAAGAAGTTTTGGCAAAGAAGAAGCGGAAGAAAGAAGAAGTCTCTATAAA
It includes:
- the leuD gene encoding 3-isopropylmalate dehydratase small subunit, which gives rise to MKPFTQHEGLAVLIDRPNIDTDAIIPKQFLKKIERTGFGVHLFHDWRYLDDEGTKPNPEFSLNQDRYKGASVLVTRDNFGCGSSREHAPWALEDFGFRAIIAPSYADIFYNNCFKNGMLPVVLKPEEVDEIFKIVDKTPGAKIKIDLDKQNVISPSGNVYNFEVDSFRKYCLFNGLDDIGLTLQHAAEISTYEEKNRKDVPWLYASHK
- the leuC gene encoding 3-isopropylmalate dehydratase large subunit, which produces MKTMFEKIWEDHLVGELDGGSYLLYIDRHLIHEVTSPQAFDGIRMAARKVRRPEATFATMDHNVSTRIRDLELADPISANQMKTLIKNCNENGITLYDLNHPDQGIIHVIAPEMGLTHPGMTIVCGDSHTSTHGAFGALAFGIGTSEVEHVLATQTLLQRRAKTMEIRVDGQLSPHVTAKDIVLAIIGKIGTGGATGYVIEYRGSAISSLSMEARMTVCNMSIEAGARAGLIAPDQTTFDYLKEKDFAPKGAEWDLAVQRWKRYVTDDGAKFDTSIVLKAEEIAPQVTWGTSPGQVVPVTGIVPDPKDAPDAVEKISIENALKYMDLKPGQKMQDVFVNKVFIGSCTNSRIEDLRVAATTVKGKKVSNKVQAIVVPGSGRVKRQAEAEGLDKIFIEAGFEWRQPGCSMCLAMNDDVLQPGDRCASTSNRNFEGRQGKGGRTHLVGPAMAAAAAVEGHFVDIRNWK
- a CDS encoding PLP-dependent cysteine synthase family protein, yielding MFDEISRSIDEFGNSLLGALNNVQNAFGRELSVAKPIKENVLQMIGNTPLIRLNQIGSHIPNVEIYLKAEFCNPTGSVKDRTALSMVLAAERRGELKPGGSIFQAGYNTTAISLAWISTLRQYKFKVFLAPDTDQEKIKELKSYGASVEVVQLAKGNWDDSLLETAKAAKDREKNSVILNEFKDMANTNAHFLFTGPEIWRDLAGNVDAFVAGGGSGGTLSGVGRYLKSKKPSLRVIMGVSKNSRFIRKMIQGDSSIRLPESFDPKVTDQYIGVDRDEALRYQSELYQKEGIFAGLTTGTTLASAIHYAESLPTREDQKTPSYKIVVLSPDRL